In Synechococcus sp. UW69, the following are encoded in one genomic region:
- a CDS encoding alpha/beta fold hydrolase: MRDVVESTPWNHLGHTVHAVQQQPDASGDRPALLLVHGFGASTDHWRHNIPVLAQTHAVHAIDLLGFGRSAKPAELNYGGALWRDQLVAYVRERIGRPTVIAGNSLGGFAALAAGAALGSDCAGVVLLNAAGPFSDEQKPPQGWGAVARQSIGTALLKSPVLQRLMFENLRRPATIRRTLNQVYVDKTNVDDWLVESIRRPSLDPGAFGVFRTVFDIPRGQPLDELFAELTAPLLLLWGIRDPWINAPGRRSTFQRHAPAATTEVVLEAGHCPHDEVPEQVNAALLEWLAGLTSATAPTYPEHSAT, encoded by the coding sequence TTGCGCGACGTTGTGGAGTCCACGCCCTGGAACCATCTCGGCCACACCGTTCATGCGGTGCAGCAACAGCCTGACGCCTCTGGAGATCGCCCGGCTCTTCTGTTGGTGCATGGGTTCGGGGCCTCCACAGATCACTGGCGGCACAACATTCCCGTGTTGGCTCAGACCCATGCCGTGCACGCCATCGATCTGCTGGGCTTCGGCAGGAGTGCCAAGCCGGCGGAGCTGAACTATGGCGGCGCCCTGTGGCGCGATCAGCTGGTGGCCTACGTGCGTGAGCGGATTGGTAGGCCGACCGTGATTGCCGGTAATTCCTTGGGGGGATTCGCCGCTCTCGCCGCTGGGGCCGCATTGGGATCGGATTGTGCGGGGGTCGTGCTGCTCAATGCCGCCGGTCCGTTCAGTGATGAGCAGAAACCTCCGCAAGGTTGGGGGGCGGTCGCCCGTCAGAGCATCGGCACGGCGCTGCTGAAGAGCCCGGTGCTGCAGCGGCTGATGTTCGAGAACCTTCGCCGTCCGGCCACGATCCGCCGCACGCTTAACCAGGTGTATGTGGACAAGACCAACGTCGATGACTGGCTGGTGGAGTCGATCCGCCGCCCGTCACTGGATCCCGGTGCATTTGGTGTGTTCCGCACGGTGTTCGACATTCCCCGCGGCCAGCCCCTCGATGAGTTGTTCGCAGAACTCACGGCGCCATTGCTGCTGTTGTGGGGGATTCGTGATCCCTGGATCAATGCGCCTGGGCGGCGTTCCACCTTCCAGCGCCATGCGCCGGCTGCCACCACTGAGGTGGTGTTGGAGGCGGGTCACTGCCCCCACGATGAGGTGCCTGAGCAGGTGAATGCAGCTCTGTTGGAGTGGCTGGCGGGCTTGACGTCGGCCACAGCACCGACATATCCGGAACATTCCGCTACTTGA